Below is a window of Humulus lupulus chromosome 2, drHumLupu1.1, whole genome shotgun sequence DNA.
ttagtattttaatattaacattattaatttttaatatatattttaaaaacattattgaattattttgaaatttatttatttgattttgttaaaaaatattttatttgataaaattttaatatatataaaaagaattaTTTAGTTTGGTAGATAATCTACTCTAGTCGAAACTAATATAGTTCAATTCTGCATTCCAAACGAGTCCATATATAATTAAGTGCGAATATATGAGATTGGGATTTTAGCGCTAAAAACCTAAAACTAGGTACCTCTGCGTTATACAGCTACAAATAAGTGCTCAATCttaaattatcattattattgGGCGGGAAAGAGGAAAGGGAAGGGGGCAAATTTGACAGTAACGAAGAGAAATGAGGAGAGTGGCGAGTGGATGGTCAAGTGAAACTGATAGATAGAGAATGAAGATGGAAAGACAGAAGCCCGCCATGGAATTCGAAGAAGACGACGACGATTTCCTCTCTCAGTTGGCTGCCGCTGAGGCCCTCGCCTCCAAGCGCCGAAGGATCACTCCCACTGCAAGCTCCGTCCTTTCCACCAAACAACCTTCCGACGACGATGGCCTATACATGGCCGCTCTCAAAGGCAATCAAAGCCTCCTTCGCCAGAGGACGGGCCCCGATCCTCTGCGTGGGAGAGTAGCCGCCAATGACGTCGTCTCTGGCGGCGATTCTTGCTTTAAATGCGGCAAATCGGGGCACTGGGCTCGCGATTGCGATGCAGTACCTGGAGGAGGCGGCGCCAGTGGTGGTGGAGGGGGGCAATATAGTAATTATGGAGGATCCGACCCTTCGATTCCTGAGAAAAATTGCCCCTGTGGAATGGGAATTTGTATTGTTCTAACGGCAAATACTGAGAAGAATCGGGGCCGAAAGTTTTACAAATGCCCTCTTCGACAGGTAGGGATCGATTGTTAGTTTAATCTTTTCTCATTTTTCggattttattttcttgttaatGTTTTTGTGCAGGAGAATGGAGGATGTGGTTTCTTTGAGTGGTGTGATAATGCATCTGGAACTAATTCCATGGCGGGTGGGAAATATACGAGTGATTCTAATTACCCGGGCATTCAATGTCCTTGTGGAGCTGGTTTATGCTTAATTTTGACTGCAAAAACAGGCAACAATGTCGGCCAGCAATTCTATCGCTGTCCTGCAAACCAGGTAACATATTGTatgtgctattttttttttttttttttaaaatgcccGATTTAATTTCTTTTCATCTTCCATTGTTTGCTATAGATCATTAGTTAGTTTAGATTTCTTTTGGAGGTAAGCAATGAACATCCTCATTTATTTCTCTACCAAATGTTAATAAATTATTAAGCTTTTCTTAGTACCTAAAAGAAACTCAATTTAAAGGTCATGTTGACTAATGCAGTAGTGCATTTCTCTCCAGGTGTTTATTTACACTTAGGAAATAAGTTGAAAGAAATTTTGAAAGAGTGGTATAATTATAATTAGCACTTTTTTCTTTAATTCCTATCCAATTGAAAATGATCATACAATTACCTATATTTCATGGCTTTTTATTTTGTTATGTCTAATAAATGAATTTTGTAGAAGCATAGTATAGTGATTCAGTTATATTGACTGCTATTTCCAGACTTCTTAGGATATGTAAATACTAGAACATCGATTAGGTTAATTCCATTTCCTAACTTCTAATAGATAAGTATACTCGAGAAAGGGAATCAAATTCTATTTCTTATTCTTGTTCCTTTCTAAACTCTTCTCTTCCACTTTTCTTTTTCAAAACGGTATAGTAAGAATGTCTTAGAGAAGAAGGTATGCCATTAAAAAAGAATCATTCATTTGTAATTGGAACTATTGTGTGATGATTGTTGTAAGCAAGGTTTTTGGAAGTTAAAAACAAAGCAGAGCCTTAAATGGATATAGAAAGGGATGCTAATTTGCATTTATGCTTGGTATATACTTTAGCAGTTACTCCTTTCCTATTATCAAGAAGTAAAATTTCAGTGATCTATAGTTTATCAGGATCTGTTTCTGCTGTGTTTAATGTATCatattttggtttatgggtttccTTTACAGGGAAGTTCTTGTGGTTTCTTTAAGTGGTGCAACGACCAAGTGGCATCAGCTGGTCGTTCAGTCACTGCCTCGAAGCTTAGTTATAACTTGAGTGACACAAACAACACAAGCTTCACTGCAAAAATTGGGTCTTCCTGTTTTAAATGTGGAAAGGAAGGACACTGGGCAAGAGATTGCTCCGTTTCTCCATCGAACCCTCCTGCTGAGTTTGTAGGAAGATCTGCTTCTGCTTCTTCTGGCACATGCTATAAATGTGGTAAGCCTGGGCACTGGTCCAGGGACTGCACTTCTTCTCAAGTCTGAGGAATGCGTGACTGAATGCCTGATCTACACTTGAGTCAGTTCCTTGTGAAGTAGGTGCCAATATGACAGTAGAGGTAGAGCAGGGTAAGTGGAGGGATATCAATTTGGATGTGGTAGAACGTGGACTTTTCCTGGAAGCTCTATTTGTATAAACAGGGTTATGCAAGTTTTCTTCGTCATGTACTGTTTTGAATACATTTTGATGTAAAGGAACAGAGAAGATTCTGAAGAATAGATGGATATTCTTTGAATTGACTGACAACCTTTCTCTCATACTGTATATCTTGAGTCTCTTATGCTCTCTGTTGGTTTTAGTAACATCAAAGAACAGGTGTAATTACAAGGATACAAAGATGGGTTGAGGAGCTGAAGAATCAATACAAAGAAGAGTAAgaattttgtttaatatatgtatattttaaattcaaataatatagAATTCCAGGAAATGCAGACCCATTCATTAGATGAACATAGGGTACCTGATAATTATTACAAAGTTGAAATCAAAAACCAAATGGAGAGTACTAAATGATAACTAATGctcaattataaataattattattagcaTTAGTTGGCTCCAAAGGAGCAATTTAGGGGCGGAATTTGCATGCTGTTTTTAACTCTTCTCCTGGTTTGTCACCTGCAAGTCCACTATCCACCCATTTGGAGTAACCCCCTTCCATGTTGTTCACGTGCTCATAACCCTGCCATTTGATTACTCCAACTTCTGAACATTTTGTCCAATTAAAGAAGTATACGAAAACCTTAAATTAACTTACATCATTAAGCAACTCCACACATGCCCGAAGTGATCTGCCCCCACTATTGCAACCCTTGAATGAGTATATATAAGTAAATTTAACGTGTCAGATATGAAATGAAATGGCAGTTCCAGTTTACTTTGTTTTCTCGTCATTAATATGTTACACACAACTTACTGAACTCATATTAATGTTGTAACATTGTTTTTTGTGCAATTATTTTTCTTCCCGATATTTCATGTCAAAGTTAGGGAATTTTTTTAAGTGATATAATTATAACAAATCCCTTAAATTAACACTAGCGTTGCATGATTTAAGATTTGTTGAAAAAATctctcccaaaaaaaaaaaactttgttgaaaaaaaatcattaaacgATATTGTAAAATGCAAAACCCTTATactttaatttgatttatttttatgttttactattttagaaaataataaacaatcagtAAAACCGTGTCTTCAATCATAAACATAGTAATAAAAATTACCACAACTAAATGGTCATCCTTCTTGAAAACTGCCGAAACTTGGGTCAGAAATTCAGGATTTTTCACTTTACCTGGTGATCAACCAGCCCATAAATAAAATATAGTTAGATCTCATCTGGATATTCATCTTCCAGGCCAGGCCAATTACTTTTGCATATACTTCTTTCCCTCTTCAAAAGCTTAGAAATTAATCCGAAATCTTCGTTTATAGATAGTAAAGGAATGTGATGCCAAAGTTCTACCTTCTTGGGTGATGAACATGTAAGGAACGTTCAAGGCGCCTTCAACATGACTCTTAATAAATTCCTCAACGGTTCTGCATATCATTTATGATACTTAATTTCATAAcgcattcatatatatatatatatatatatatatatatatatttatttttaagttttcttCTCTATCATTATTAGATGTGAAAAAGTGTCCAAAATATATAAGAACAAAATATTACTCTATTTAACACTAATTAATTTTAAGGTCTAACCATAATCCTAGTCCTAAtgacattttttttcttaaattataATATGAACAATTTAAGATGAACCTCAATCCTTGTCGTAGTGATATTTCTAACCCTCAAATTGTAATAATCATTGTTTGGAAAACTAAGATATTAAATTTATCAATTTTTGAAGCTTTCATTTTCGGTAGAGAAATACTAGGAAAATAAAAAGTAATTTTgtagatttttttaaataaaaaatatgttataaatttttaaagttGCATTAAATTTAACTCTCAAATTTTCTAAAAAACTATTTTATCATTTTGGTTTGAATCacaacaaaagaaaataaaattcttcGAAATTCATTTTTTCCCCTAAAGTCCAAGTTCCAAATATAGAATTAGAAGAGATTTTCAATCTATTTAAACTAGAAATtcctgaaaaaaaaaactagaagtAGAAGTAGAAATTGACAGTACCATCACAATATGGAAATATAACTAAAACATCTATAGGAAAAGTCTCAATTTTCTGAAAAATTAATATGATCAGTGAGGTTTGTTTTAATATTAGTGTCAAATTTAAAagtaaattatgtaaaaaaaaaaaagaaatatgagTGCTCACTAACCTGACGTCCAAATAACGATGACCTATGCTAAGAACACCTTTGGCTGTATATACATCGACAGTCACAACATCTTCAGCActgcaaaaaaaattattaacaaaTAAAGTTAAATTGGGATTTTCAAACAAAATTATATTCATTTCAATTCCATTTTCTTAGATCTCACTTCTTAGCGGCTGCCATTGATGAACAGAAACTGAAGCTCTAGTTAGTACTAGATCGACTTCAATATACAATATTGATTTGACTAGCTTATAtagggatatatatatatatacacatttataatgtacaatataatatatatatattgtgttgATCAATTCAATTATGGATATATTATACATACATATGTATAAATTATTACTCAAATGGTACTTAATTAATAAAATGCAAGAGTTGACCTTCATCTACAGTACCTTCTTCGTGTACTAATATGACAATAATATATTAGCCTGCTTGTGTTTATAAATTTAATTCATTTCCCTTGACCATACACTACAACAATATAAGAGTTTTAttactttatttgggagacattaaaaGTTTACAATGTCTCCCGCTAGGATCTCCCGCTAGGGGAGACGTTAGAAGTGCAATCATCGTAAGTAAGCTTTCAATGTTTCTCGTTAGGAGATGTGAGAGACATTCCACCTTTGAAAGGTATCCAAAAGCAGAGACTTTCAACGTCCCCCACGTCTCCTAACAGGAGAGATTGAATAATGACCAAAAGAAACCACAAGCCctagtcagaacaatagagagcttcaTCATAGTAGGAGGGTTGTCAGGCAGCCAAGTCGCtatgaacacaaagttcaaatgcttgtgtctgacacaaacaaagatgatccattgacatataaatATGCAATGagagattctgacaaagaaaaatggcaagacgACGTGAACCTGGAAATAGAATCGATGTATTCAAATTCCTTCTGGATTCTTGAAGATCTACaagaaaatgttaaacctatctgttgcaaatggatattcaacaagaaaagaggagtggatgggaaattcgaaactttcaaagctaggcttgtagccaaaggctatacccaaagagaaggggttgattatgaagaaatctTTTCTCCCGTGGCCACACTAAAATCAATTTGCATAATCTTTTCCATAGTTACTTGAATGGATTATGAAATATGACAAATGGACGTAAATACAACatttctgaatgactatcttgacgagatcatttatatgtctcaaccagaagggttcgaagtcaaaggtcaagagcaaaaggtttgcaagcttcttaggtccatttatggacttaaacaagctttaaGATATTGGAATataagatttgatgacacaattaaaacatatggttttgaacaaaatgttgatgaacttggtgtctataaacaaatcaaagatgacaTAGTGatcttcttagttctttacgttgatgatattctaccgATTGGAAATGGCGTAGAAATattaacaaaagtaaagaaatggctagctAAGCAATatcaaatgaaatatttgggagatACAAACTATGTTATGGGCATAAAGATGCTACGGTATCGACAAAACAAAGTTTTGGAGCTGTCTCAAACAACTTATATTTATAAGGTGTTGGAACTCGgtatgcaaaattccaagaagggtgacAAGCCAACCCGTCATGGAATAGTCATTTCTAAAGaacagtgtcctaagacacctcaagaagaagaggacatgagacaatatccctaggCCTCTATAGTAGGCAATCTTATGTACGCCATGTTGtatacaagacctgacattttttatgcagtagggataATCATTCGTTATCAATCTAATCCAAGATTGAATCATTGGGTtgtagtaaagaatattctcaagtatcttaggaaaacttgagaatatatgcttgtatattcaggtggtgacctgaaccccactgtttacactgattctaatttttAATCAGACGaagatagtcagaaatcgacttctgaAACAGTGTTCACACTTGGTAGAGGAGTTGTCGTCTGGTGCAGTATCAAACAAATCAATAttgcagattctaccatggaagttgaatacataacggcttgtgaagtagctaaagatgttgtgtggctcaaaaagttctatacTGATCTAGAAGCTGttctagatatggataagccactagtcctatactgtgacaacaatggggtggtagctaactcaaaggaaccaataagtcacaagaggggaaagcacattgaGAGGAAGTACCACTTGATTAGGGATATAGTTCACAAAGGAGAtgtagcagttatgaagatagcttcagaacaTGACAATGTAGTTCCTTTCACTAAGAGTTTAATTACTAAGTCTTTTAAGGATCATGTTAGAAACATGGGTTTGAGAGAGATGACTCATTTTCTTTAAGGAAattgggagattgttaggaattGTGCCTTTGAAAGCATGTGTTGgaaaatattttatgaaataaataattaagatgaatttttgaatatattgattatttattattattattatttgaataatattatatgactatcagaaaattctcaaatttgttattgtgactacaatcttgtattggtacaaaGGGATTAatattgtagggaacgaatttaaatagttcacagtaaaacaaagttacatggaatctttggattaaatactgtaaatatggttcactagtattatgaatacatgtaacctAGATTCGGACTAcggatgtagtaggacatcttagtggatgaactgttgacctgtgaaattggccaatggtcgtatgtacgctatacgacaccttttgaacgaaataaatataaatatataacaaagtacaaatatctaaacaaacacaaccctattctgatgaacagtaataacctaatccacttagtctttagtattgaatcactcgattgaTAATTACAAATATGAATTGAATAGTTCACTTGTCACAAATTTGTCCAGAGTTTCTTCTCCAAAAAATATCTGCTCCCTTTTTATGAAGCCCTggctcctttatttatagtacgaAGGAGTTGTTACATGGTCAGCAAGactggggatcgtggtttggtacacgatcattgggtaGTGGAGATAAGTATCCACCTCCACATGATTATGAGATTGTAATGAcacaactatttctaagaccttggaccattaaaactactagacatagctactattttttagaaaacatacataagaaataatcataactttattaaaattccaacataaatattatatcaataacataaaattataatttaaaatgtaatttggcatgggtacccattgtttaataaaacataaaatttaaataatagttgcggaattacatcaaaacataattttaaagacataaaacaaataatgtcgtcctcgatcaacacgcagtccattcagtccattcatccttaacacacaagccaagctgccaagaattcttccgcctccataatcactTTCCtgtatcacactaaaaataaaggagtgagcctaatgcccagcaaggaaaatctactaacaaaacatacatcataaatcataagcataaaactatatcataaccaCATACTATAAAACATGTATCATAACTTTAACCCTTAAAAAATGATAATCTTGGGGTTTtctatctaagaaactataagccccaagcaacataaaaatattggggtttgttagctaagcaactatgagccccaagcgacataaaagcattgaggtttgcttgctaagaaactataagccccaaggactacaagacaaattcatatatatatatatatcataacataaatatatcataacatataagcatataaaatctatcctattttccttaccaaaagccgggatatttgggaacaagaacgagatttagaaactcctataaaccaacagtagaaaaggtgagaatctttaaataataaagatgaactaaaccatcaagaagaaacttaccaagaaggaccttaagtttcaagaacttaaatacctaatcaagaatcaataacaagagttaggatttgaataaaagaaactatagaaaactatagaatcataaagaactAGACTTAacgaataggaataccttgaatgaccttatggattagtctaaacctcaataccgaaatcacactatttctcacttcccaagtgtttataaaagcttagaatgataaagctttaacccaaaaacccaagtgtatctctctatagtaacactagcaccttggaggctctgataaaatgcttgaagaatgaagaaaatggctgagaactaggtcctatttatagagttcaaggagtgaaactaaatccttttaatttgaataaataaatgattataaaatgaaaaagatttgaattttcgttcaactgatgcccaaaactcggtcaaagccgttcaaaggcaggtctaagaggttaaggctatttttaaaattgaaaaaccaaactttcaaaaatacacttatggagctgatatatcgcctccccctgtattctcgaggcttgttcgatcgttcgtgcaaagtcatcgtgttttccgtatcttccgtaggcgatatatcgacccctaagctgcgatatatcggcctacgttgatatattaaacatgtaattgcactttttcagcataatttgaattggataaacagctttgactaagtcataatacgatcctggCAGCTGCTGAaaggttctagagctttcttttattaaaactattcataaaaaatacttaattccttaataatcatgattatgacaagtgtcatgctcttaatggctctatctaaaccttaggttataataaataatacatctataccagcaatattaatcaaacctcatgttataattaatattcttaaactataggttaaacttataaaatccgcaactgttgctatgagtttccaactaagtctcgacttgaaccaaaatccactgtactatcatactactaactaatactaactactactactatctaactagctaagtaaacattctaggactctacagAGATTGTTGGCCTTCTTGTCATTTCTCTAGACCATAGTtgacaatgcacgattgaaaccttcgggaaaaTGCAAGTCtcgattggtctatgagacttaggtgctaggcttgaaccctttagagcttgggtgttaggcctgatgaccctctgaGTGCTAGGTCTGTTGATCTTTtgggtgctaggcatgttgatcttctaggtgctaggcctattgatttcagcttgaacgaaCCTGAAATTTGTCCAACGAAGTATATTTGGGAGTTTAgaccgaccaccctatgaagaatagggtgatCCGACCACCTAATGCAGTCCTTGAGcatgctaggccgaccacccctaggggctagggccaggccgaccacccctaggaggtttaggcctggtcgacttccctataggtcctggacctatccatttttgttcatcggtcttttttcaatactttgtcgtttttccatgacttgtgataCCACATGTCGCTTTCTCATTCAccacgtcatctcttgaattttgagggataataTTTTCCCTCAAGTTTATTGTACTGTgatcaacattacggtaaacttgatctagCTCGAGAAACATATCATAGCAGTACTATAACagcaaagtccctcgggacattacgtagtacttttatcaactatcgataattttctcagcacatgtttttcaaggataattgtaattcctaaaaataattatatttttcaaggaaaattaatttcctaaaaatctagtataagtcctaaaaatatgatatatttttcaaggagttttgaagtcctaaaaatataatatatttttcaaggatattaattcttaaaaatacaaaatatttttcaaggaatctgaattcctaaaaatataagatatttttcaaggaatttgaattcctagaAATATGGTTAACTTGAGAGGCTATAAGCAAAGACTCACTCAGCACATCCCATACCCATGTGCCTATCTCAGGGAAAGTCTGAGTTGTGAAATTCTCCAAGTCTTAATCAACTCTGCGCATCTTCTCTTGGGTAAGTATTCTTTCCCAATCTTTACATCTTTCATGAATCTGTCTTAATTTCCTTGATTTGctctattttgatttaaaacaactGACTTGTTTGAATAAAAGAAACTTGTTTTTAATCAATGGCTTGATCTTTGTTTCATTTTTGCGTGATACTTTAGGGTTTAGAGGTATGTAGGCCGACCACTCATAGATTTTCAGGGATTGGACGATTTCTAGGCCTACCATTCCCAtcataggctgaccacccctagggtttcccttACCTTGTGCGATTTCTAGGCCTACACATCCCATCATGGCCCGAGCACCCTTAGGGCTTCCTTAgcttgggcgatttccaggcttgtGAATTTCATCATGGGCTGAGCACCCTTAGGGCTTCCTTAACCTGGATGATTTCCAGGCTTGTACATCtcatcatgggccgaccacccctagggcttcaTTAGCCTGGGCAATTTCCAGGCCTACAATTCCTATCATAGGCCAACCACCACTAGGGTTTCTCTAGCCtgtgcgatttccaggcctacaaTTCCCATCATAGGCCGATCACCTGTTTCCCTCGCCtgtgcgatttccaggcctacaattcccatcataggccgaccacccctaggattCCTTGCCTGTGCAATTTCCAGGCTTTCAAATACAGGCACAGGTGATTTCCAGGGATACAAATCTAGGCATAGGCGACTCCCAGGGTTACAAATCCAAGTCTAGACTGCATTTCCCATGTCCTAGGTCATTTCCAAGGTTTTCAAGCATGGGTGGTCAGCCCAACCCTTAGCATAGGCTGACCGCCATATTCCCTGGGCGATTTTCAGGGATCCAagatctagggtggtcggcccaatcataggccgaccaccagggaccctaatttttttttcctttgatttTTTCACTTTTCCTCCTTAGTAAAGTATATGCCCCCAGCCATTGGCCTATATGGCTCATGGTAGGGAGTTTCATTACGTCGATATATTAACTTTACTTTTTGCCCTTTCTTTGTCTCAGATGTCCAACTCCTCTTCGTCTGACAAGTCTTTGAGCGAGCGTACTCCTCAAGAGTTGTTGGATAGGGTGAAAAGGGCTCTCCCTCGTTCTGCTCTATATTTATTCAGTGatgaagatttcttgaaaaggtatagcccaatggcaagagtaaaacagacaactcggTATCCTTCCGAAGATAATCCTCACATTGCTAGGCACATCACTCAAGGCTCTTCGCCTGGCTTTTCTCAGATCTCTCTTTAGCATAGTACTCCCCATGGCACTTAAGGCACATCTTAGTGAAGTCATTCTTCTTAGCGGGGTCTGTCTGGTCAGCAAGACTCCTCGCAATGCCCTTTGCACCAGGATACCAGTcgagttccccatcactcttcttctcagcgaGAATATACCTAGGCTCTCATTGCCAGGAAACTCACCctcaggagcgttctattcacaTGTTCCGGCTTAAGGTGGCTCGCTTTTATCCCAAGATCAAGACAGTCTCACCAGCTGCGCAGCAGAAGAAGAGAtgacaaaaagagttccattcatcagattatggggccacctttgccaatgagatcatatggaatccgtttgagaagcctcgccctgctgatTACAAGGTGGTTTGCTTCAAAGGGGGTGCCTCTGACATGActaaagagaaggtaaagaacttaaggaaggtTGTTGACCTTTCTGGCGTTTCCATTACTATCTCTGGCGGATGACAGAGTTGAAGacccccctttgggtatgtgcaCTTGGACATGCTCTGCCATTAAGTTTTGCGCCCTACTCCCTCTTCATCCGTATTTTTGGAGCATGGCAGATTATTTTAGTATTAGTCCCTCTCAGTTGGCTCCCAACGCTATCTTGGTgttatctgcattgtacattatctatcatcgtagaaaatgggctgctccagtacctcatgggatccactacttatttgatttgaagacgaacccttctcagcgcaacttGGGGTACTTCTACTTCCAtcattatatgagcgagggtatcgacaccttcttggaagagatcacTGGAAAAAACAAGGCGTTTAGATATgtcgacaactatttcttcactaaggatgcagaggccaattactccaagtttaagcacgtcggacctttttatagaccgctcctGACCCAGGTCATGACTGTTAGGGCTAAGgcattgattgccatgacccctgaggagaataATGGCGAGGTTCTCGTTACTTcaaagaaccttaggaaggtcagGCTGTTTCCTTATACTATCGCAGATGTTCAAGATGAAGATGGTACCGAGCCCGTGAACGCCATAGACTCCCCAGGGCCTATTCATATcaaggaggtaccctcttcgccCATGTTAGCTGGACAGGAGGGttatgaggtgggtgcatctgggCACTCACTACTTGCTTCAGATGACTTTGATGAAGCCATGTTCGAACCCGAGTCTCATTCAAAAGGTTCGACACTTTTatcatctttactttatgtttcgtCTGTGTTTGATATCTTACTAATATTTGAACTTCTTTTGCAGGTTCAGATATGTTCGGCTTTGTTCACACCCAATGAAGGTCGACTCTAGATAAGACTAGCCCTTCCATCCAAGCGGCCAAGAGGGCCAGGGTTGAGCGTGAGCCGCTAATGGAGGTCCCTCCCGAGGCACCTCCTTCGGCTCCAATGGCGTCTATTCCTAttgcagaggtagagccatccttgCCCATGCGGTTCCTCCCAGTATCACTGATGCGGGTGCCTCCTCCTCTATGCTTGCCCCTGCCCCCTTATCTAAGCCACACTAGTCCGC
It encodes the following:
- the LOC133818290 gene encoding protein HIGH ARSENIC CONTENT 1, mitochondrial isoform X2, with translation MAAAKNAEDVVTVDVYTAKGVLSIGHRYLDVRTVEEFIKSHVEGALNVPYMFITQEGKVKNPEFLTQVSAVFKKDDHLVVGCNSGGRSLRACVELLNDGYEHVNNMEGGYSKWVDSGLAGDKPGEELKTACKFRP
- the LOC133818289 gene encoding cold shock domain-containing protein 3-like, with protein sequence MKMERQKPAMEFEEDDDDFLSQLAAAEALASKRRRITPTASSVLSTKQPSDDDGLYMAALKGNQSLLRQRTGPDPLRGRVAANDVVSGGDSCFKCGKSGHWARDCDAVPGGGGASGGGGGQYSNYGGSDPSIPEKNCPCGMGICIVLTANTEKNRGRKFYKCPLRQENGGCGFFEWCDNASGTNSMAGGKYTSDSNYPGIQCPCGAGLCLILTAKTGNNVGQQFYRCPANQGSSCGFFKWCNDQVASAGRSVTASKLSYNLSDTNNTSFTAKIGSSCFKCGKEGHWARDCSVSPSNPPAEFVGRSASASSGTCYKCGKPGHWSRDCTSSQV
- the LOC133818290 gene encoding protein HIGH ARSENIC CONTENT 1, mitochondrial isoform X1, whose protein sequence is MNIILFENPNLTLFVNNFFCSAEDVVTVDVYTAKGVLSIGHRYLDVRTVEEFIKSHVEGALNVPYMFITQEGKVKNPEFLTQVSAVFKKDDHLVVGCNSGGRSLRACVELLNDGYEHVNNMEGGYSKWVDSGLAGDKPGEELKTACKFRP